From Saccharothrix espanaensis DSM 44229, the proteins below share one genomic window:
- a CDS encoding serine/threonine-protein kinase has translation MSEREHTGRILDGRFELLERLGSGGMGTVWRALDLGLHREVAIKEVRPHDAEQIEANPAMAAQLRERVLRESRALARLQHPNVVSIYQIIDSPDSPYPWIVMELVRGTSLDARLSTGVLTPAEAARVGRDVLAALRSAHSAGVLHRDVKPGNVLLRTDGSAVLTDFGIAALHGSTQLTATGDVIGSPEYIAPERLRGDETHTASDFWSLAMLLYVAVEGNHPMRRATTMATLAAVMTEQVPPPRRAGALAPALNAALRNDPADRPSGEVLDQMFAAAERDPGPRLGPPTPAGFPVPGPPSGPQPPLQYPQWQSGPTPAPVGGPLPHGYPASYPTPLPRRRPTGAVVLSLVAVALVVTTVLLVISSNGADNSANSGTGTQTTPVTTQPNVVLPTGPTTTTTAAVAATKDDLLTPAGARKAVGALGEVMGGTKVSELTLWSERATATAPTAAVANGFDEFVYTGGKATRYGPDGVDADRAVLDLNDVNWDALPALFDRAVTDLGVPKPTMRYVIISTGIIDGKATVRVYLADDYGGAYLQADLKGEVQKLYPR, from the coding sequence GTGTCTGAGCGAGAGCACACCGGGCGGATCCTCGACGGCCGGTTCGAGCTGCTGGAGAGGCTGGGCAGCGGTGGGATGGGGACGGTCTGGCGCGCCCTCGACCTGGGGCTGCACCGCGAGGTGGCCATCAAGGAGGTCCGCCCGCACGACGCCGAGCAGATCGAGGCCAACCCCGCGATGGCCGCTCAGCTGCGGGAGCGCGTGCTGCGCGAGTCCCGCGCGCTGGCCCGGTTGCAGCACCCCAACGTCGTGTCGATCTACCAGATCATCGACTCGCCCGACTCGCCGTACCCGTGGATCGTCATGGAGCTGGTCCGCGGCACGTCGCTGGACGCGCGGCTGAGCACCGGCGTGCTCACCCCGGCCGAGGCGGCCAGGGTCGGGCGCGACGTGCTGGCGGCGCTGCGCTCGGCGCACTCGGCGGGCGTGCTGCACCGCGACGTCAAGCCCGGCAACGTGCTGCTGCGGACCGACGGCAGCGCCGTGCTGACCGACTTCGGCATCGCCGCGCTGCACGGCTCGACCCAGCTCACCGCGACCGGTGACGTCATCGGGTCCCCCGAGTACATCGCCCCGGAGCGGCTGCGCGGCGACGAGACGCACACCGCGTCGGACTTCTGGTCGCTCGCGATGCTGCTGTACGTGGCCGTCGAGGGCAACCACCCGATGCGCCGCGCGACCACGATGGCCACCCTCGCCGCCGTGATGACCGAGCAGGTCCCGCCGCCGCGCCGCGCCGGGGCCCTGGCGCCCGCGCTCAACGCGGCGCTGCGCAACGACCCGGCCGACCGGCCCAGCGGCGAGGTGCTGGACCAGATGTTCGCCGCGGCCGAGCGCGACCCGGGCCCGCGCCTCGGACCGCCCACCCCGGCGGGCTTCCCCGTCCCGGGGCCGCCGAGCGGTCCGCAGCCGCCGCTCCAGTACCCGCAGTGGCAGTCCGGGCCGACGCCGGCACCGGTCGGCGGGCCGCTCCCCCACGGGTACCCGGCGTCCTACCCGACCCCGCTGCCGCGGCGCAGGCCGACGGGTGCCGTGGTGCTCTCGCTGGTCGCCGTGGCGTTGGTCGTCACGACCGTGCTGCTGGTGATCAGCAGCAACGGCGCGGACAACTCGGCGAACTCCGGCACGGGCACGCAGACCACGCCGGTCACCACGCAGCCGAACGTCGTGCTGCCCACCGGCCCGACGACCACGACCACGGCCGCCGTCGCGGCGACGAAGGACGACCTGCTCACGCCCGCCGGCGCGCGCAAAGCGGTCGGTGCGCTCGGCGAGGTGATGGGCGGGACCAAGGTGTCGGAGCTGACGCTGTGGTCCGAGCGCGCGACGGCGACCGCGCCGACGGCGGCGGTCGCGAACGGCTTCGACGAATTCGTCTACACGGGCGGCAAAGCGACCAGGTACGGCCCGGACGGGGTGGACGCCGACCGCGCCGTGCTCGACCTGAACGACGTGAACTGGGATGCGCTGCCCGCGCTGTTCGACCGGGCGGTCACGGACCTGGGCGTGCCGAAGCCGACCATGCGGTACGTGATCATCAGCACCGGCATCATCGACGGGAAGGCGACGGTGCGGGTGTACCTGGCCGACGACTACGGCGGCGCCTACCTCCAGGCGGACCTGAAGGGCGAGGTCCAGAAGCTGTACCCGCGCTAG